A genomic stretch from Burkholderia pyrrocinia includes:
- a CDS encoding site-specific recombinase, giving the protein MFRSLTTLIKKWRASRNAGHQLDALLAHADADASYAERSEWLIELAHWLRRNGTMQDAPAERDADARAYPAHARLRYLFHVLDRNPAWKSHAARILRGILRECDGISLLCDAGMPVHSGFFGALFERIDSSLIPPAPNRRELSALFTLMFPAPGDAQWIDALPDDLLARLAELFSFDVTDEERHEPGSFSRDLLAALHNLTCQISSTGLSQTVRSRLSDDDARQPLETQPLYRLTRAMLAVETAHAAVEDGGDPSKLLHEVNYLRVLLDECRIAVDNVFSHLYRNGVSVDIVFQVERMRMRILRAETLLNAWMARDDLHGMARLTAELVDANQNSQSVTHLVRSNFSLFARKLVETNADTGEHYISRGRAEYLKMLRMAAGGGLVTVVTVCVKFAITGAHLQSMLEGLLAGVNYAASFMLMHFLHFTLATKQPAMTAPTLARELDDTGHDEGVKAFVSSVIALIRTQAAAISGNVLVVLPVCLLVQLFAGNVLHANLISPEKAHATLHSFSLLGPTPLYAALTGVLLWASSLLAGWADNWFVLHRVGDALTYNRRLRLTLGAAGAAKLAHFCRSNVAGVVANVGLGLMLGLVPAIVTVFMFPFEVRHVTLSAGSIGIALGVLGKGALGTPELWWAGAGVLSMAILNVLVSFALAFTMAVRSRSLRPTKVRALVAAIVRTVLSNPLALFWPAAGQAARTGQPGAH; this is encoded by the coding sequence ATGTTTCGTTCCCTGACGACCCTGATCAAGAAGTGGCGCGCGTCGCGCAATGCCGGCCACCAGCTCGATGCGCTGCTCGCGCACGCCGACGCCGATGCGTCGTACGCCGAGCGCAGCGAATGGCTGATCGAGCTCGCGCACTGGCTGCGCCGCAACGGCACGATGCAGGACGCGCCGGCCGAGCGCGACGCCGACGCACGCGCGTATCCGGCCCATGCGCGGCTGCGCTACCTGTTCCACGTGCTCGATCGCAACCCCGCATGGAAATCGCATGCCGCGCGCATCCTGCGCGGCATCCTGCGCGAGTGCGACGGCATCTCGCTGCTGTGCGACGCCGGCATGCCCGTGCACTCGGGCTTCTTCGGCGCGCTGTTCGAGCGGATCGACTCGTCGCTGATCCCGCCCGCGCCGAACCGCCGCGAACTGTCGGCGCTGTTCACGCTGATGTTCCCGGCACCCGGGGACGCGCAATGGATCGACGCGCTGCCCGACGACCTGCTCGCGCGCCTCGCCGAGCTGTTCTCGTTCGACGTCACCGACGAAGAGCGCCACGAGCCCGGCTCGTTCTCGCGCGACCTGCTGGCCGCGCTGCACAACCTGACCTGCCAGATCAGCTCGACCGGCCTGTCGCAGACGGTGCGCAGCCGGCTGTCCGACGACGATGCGCGCCAGCCGCTCGAAACGCAGCCGCTCTATCGCCTCACGCGTGCAATGCTCGCGGTCGAGACCGCGCACGCGGCCGTCGAGGACGGCGGCGACCCGAGCAAGCTGCTGCATGAGGTGAACTACCTGCGCGTGCTGCTCGACGAATGCCGGATCGCGGTCGACAACGTGTTCTCGCACCTGTACCGCAACGGCGTGTCGGTCGACATCGTGTTCCAGGTCGAACGGATGCGCATGCGCATCCTGCGCGCCGAAACGCTGCTGAACGCGTGGATGGCACGCGACGACCTGCACGGGATGGCACGCCTGACGGCCGAGCTGGTCGACGCGAACCAGAACAGCCAGAGCGTCACGCACCTCGTGCGCAGCAACTTCTCGCTGTTCGCGCGCAAGCTCGTCGAGACCAACGCGGACACCGGCGAGCACTACATCTCGCGCGGCCGCGCCGAGTACCTGAAGATGCTGCGGATGGCCGCCGGCGGCGGCCTCGTCACGGTCGTGACCGTGTGCGTGAAGTTCGCGATCACGGGCGCGCACCTGCAGTCGATGCTCGAAGGGCTGCTCGCGGGCGTCAACTACGCGGCCAGCTTCATGCTGATGCACTTCCTGCACTTCACGCTCGCGACCAAGCAGCCCGCGATGACCGCGCCGACGCTCGCGCGCGAACTCGACGACACCGGCCACGACGAAGGCGTGAAGGCGTTCGTGTCGTCGGTGATCGCGCTGATCCGCACGCAGGCGGCCGCGATTTCCGGCAACGTGCTCGTCGTGCTGCCCGTGTGCCTGCTCGTGCAGCTGTTCGCGGGCAATGTGCTGCACGCGAACCTGATCTCGCCGGAGAAGGCGCACGCGACGCTGCACTCGTTCTCGCTGCTCGGCCCGACGCCGCTCTACGCGGCGCTGACGGGCGTGCTGCTGTGGGCGTCGAGCCTGCTCGCGGGCTGGGCCGACAACTGGTTCGTGCTGCACCGGGTCGGCGACGCGCTCACCTACAACCGCCGGCTGCGCCTGACGCTCGGCGCGGCCGGCGCCGCGAAGCTCGCGCACTTCTGCCGGTCGAACGTCGCGGGCGTGGTCGCGAACGTCGGCCTCGGCCTGATGCTCGGCCTCGTTCCGGCGATCGTCACCGTGTTCATGTTCCCGTTCGAGGTCCGGCACGTGACGCTGTCGGCCGGCTCGATCGGGATCGCGCTCGGCGTGCTGGGCAAGGGTGCGCTCGGGACGCCCGAGCTGTGGTGGGCCGGCGCCGGCGTGCTCAGCATGGCGATCCTCAACGTGCTCGTGAGCTTCGCGCTCGCGTTCACGATGGCCGTGCGCTCGCGCAGCCTGCGCCCGACCAAGGTGCGCGCGCTCGTCGCCGCGATCGTGCGCACGGTTCTGTCGAATCCGCTCGCGCTGTTCTGGCCGGCCGCCGGCCAGGCCGCGCGCACCGGCCAGCCGGGCGCGCACTGA
- a CDS encoding PqiC family protein: protein MTTRVNGFASGAAAAFAALALAACSSPPARFYTLSPADAAAPVRTAPANPAFLIEVPSVGVPEQVAKNQLVVQKNAAQVDVLEQERWASPPADEIRRALSDDLAAQLGTIDVANSAYPPGVPVYRISVNVQRFESWPGKRAAVDAVWSVRPLGTQAVMTCRTSVAEPVADSYDALVAGHRRALDVIATQAAAGVRAMAASRGTTPATAPAAGSKTAAAPVVPCPAIPTSGGDAGATGKSGGA from the coding sequence ATGACGACACGCGTGAACGGTTTCGCGAGCGGCGCGGCGGCGGCCTTCGCCGCACTCGCGCTCGCCGCGTGCAGCTCGCCGCCCGCGCGGTTCTACACGCTCAGCCCGGCCGACGCCGCGGCCCCGGTGCGCACCGCGCCGGCCAACCCGGCGTTCCTGATCGAGGTGCCGTCCGTCGGCGTGCCCGAGCAGGTCGCGAAGAACCAGCTGGTCGTGCAGAAGAACGCCGCGCAGGTCGACGTGCTCGAGCAGGAACGCTGGGCGTCGCCGCCCGCCGACGAGATCCGCCGCGCGCTGTCGGACGATCTCGCCGCGCAGCTCGGCACGATCGACGTCGCGAATTCCGCGTACCCGCCCGGCGTGCCCGTGTATCGCATCAGCGTGAACGTACAGCGCTTCGAGTCGTGGCCCGGCAAGCGCGCAGCGGTCGACGCCGTGTGGAGCGTGCGCCCGCTCGGCACGCAGGCCGTGATGACCTGCCGCACGAGCGTCGCGGAACCGGTCGCCGACAGCTACGACGCGCTCGTCGCCGGCCACCGGCGCGCGCTCGACGTGATCGCCACGCAGGCCGCGGCCGGCGTGCGCGCGATGGCCGCAAGCCGCGGCACGACGCCCGCGACGGCGCCCGCGGCCGGCAGCAAGACGGCCGCCGCGCCGGTCGTGCCGTGCCCGGCAATCCCGACGTCCGGCGGCGACGCCGGCGCGACGGGCAAATCCGGCGGCGCATGA
- a CDS encoding intermembrane transport protein PqiB: MNSPQGPQHDQPRPPDPTISTKSGWLPSLVWLVPLIAALIGIGLVIKSVRERGPEITISFHSAEGLEPGKTQVKYKDVEIGMVKTIKLSKDLSRVLVQVQLKKEAEDFAVKGSRFWIVRPRVGATGVSGLGTLLSGAYIGVDAGHGQDTLTDFTGSETPPAVTGDQKGTQYVLRGDSLGSVDIGSPVYYRRVQVGQVVGFSLDKDGTGVTVNVFVTAPYDQYVGVNSRWWQASGVDLRLDSSGLKLNTQSLATVILGGIAFQTPPNQGSGTTAPNNTTFRLASDEGDAMRDPDGQPLQVVMNFNQSLRGLAVGATVDFRGIVLGEVTNIGIDYDPKTKNFTMPVTMNVYPERLGRRFRETIESKGEPARREIVERLVQHGLRGQLRTGNLLTSQLYVALDFFPKAPVVKIDTARQPLELPTVPNTLDELQLQVADIAKKLDKVPFDQIGANLNSALSNADKLFKQLDTQVAPEARDTLSAAKQTFSTAEATLQQDSPLQSDVRGALKELTRTLQSLNALADYLERHPESLLKGKPGDKQ; this comes from the coding sequence ATGAATAGTCCGCAAGGCCCGCAGCACGACCAGCCCCGGCCGCCCGATCCGACGATCTCGACGAAAAGCGGCTGGCTGCCGTCGCTCGTGTGGCTCGTGCCGCTGATCGCCGCGCTGATCGGCATCGGCCTCGTGATCAAGTCCGTGCGCGAGCGCGGCCCGGAAATCACGATCAGCTTCCACAGCGCCGAAGGGCTCGAGCCCGGCAAGACCCAGGTCAAGTACAAGGACGTCGAGATCGGCATGGTCAAGACGATCAAGCTGTCGAAAGATCTGTCGCGCGTGCTCGTCCAGGTGCAGCTCAAGAAGGAAGCCGAGGACTTCGCGGTCAAGGGCTCGCGCTTCTGGATCGTGCGGCCGCGCGTCGGCGCGACCGGCGTGTCGGGGCTCGGCACGCTGCTGTCCGGCGCGTATATCGGCGTCGACGCCGGCCACGGGCAGGATACGCTGACCGACTTTACGGGCTCCGAAACGCCGCCCGCCGTCACGGGCGACCAGAAAGGCACGCAATACGTGCTGCGCGGCGATTCGCTCGGCTCGGTCGACATCGGCTCGCCCGTCTACTACCGCCGCGTGCAGGTCGGCCAGGTGGTCGGCTTCTCGCTCGACAAGGACGGCACGGGCGTCACGGTCAACGTGTTCGTTACTGCGCCGTACGACCAGTACGTCGGCGTGAACTCGCGCTGGTGGCAGGCCAGCGGCGTCGACCTGCGGCTCGACTCGAGCGGCCTGAAGCTGAACACGCAGTCGCTCGCGACGGTGATCCTCGGCGGCATCGCATTCCAGACGCCGCCGAACCAGGGCAGCGGCACGACGGCGCCGAACAACACGACGTTCCGCCTGGCCTCCGACGAGGGCGACGCGATGCGCGACCCGGACGGCCAGCCGCTGCAGGTCGTGATGAACTTCAACCAGTCGCTGCGCGGGCTCGCCGTCGGCGCGACGGTCGACTTCCGCGGCATCGTGCTCGGCGAAGTGACGAACATCGGCATCGACTACGATCCGAAGACGAAGAACTTCACGATGCCGGTGACGATGAACGTGTATCCGGAGCGCCTCGGCCGCCGCTTCCGCGAAACGATCGAGAGCAAGGGCGAACCGGCGCGCCGCGAGATCGTCGAGCGGCTCGTCCAGCACGGGCTGCGCGGCCAGCTGCGCACCGGCAACCTGCTGACGAGCCAGCTTTACGTCGCGCTCGACTTCTTCCCGAAGGCGCCGGTCGTGAAGATCGACACGGCGCGCCAGCCGCTCGAACTGCCGACCGTGCCGAACACGCTCGACGAACTGCAGCTGCAGGTCGCCGACATCGCGAAGAAGCTCGACAAGGTGCCGTTCGACCAGATCGGCGCGAACCTGAACAGCGCGCTGTCGAACGCCGACAAGCTGTTCAAGCAGCTCGACACGCAGGTCGCGCCGGAAGCGCGCGACACGCTGTCGGCCGCGAAGCAGACCTTCTCGACCGCCGAGGCGACGCTGCAGCAGGATTCGCCGCTGCAATCCGACGTGCGCGGCGCGCTGAAGGAGCTCACGCGCACGCTGCAGTCGCTGAACGCGCTCGCCGATTATCTGGAGCGTCACCCCGAATCGCTGCTCAAGGGCAAGCCAGGAGATAAACAATGA
- a CDS encoding paraquat-inducible protein A yields MTTPTAAREGYASCHTCGLVQTLDRPHAHCARCGTALHFRIPNSIMRTWALLLAAAILYIPANLLPIMRTASIVGSQEDTIMSGVIYFWVSGDWPLAVVVFVASILVPMLKLGVLLILVISAQRRTTWRPLQRTRLFRIVERIGRWSMLDIFVVTLTVALVHFRSLAVITAGPGALAFGSVVILTMLASMQFDPRLIWDPVETSGNHHE; encoded by the coding sequence ATGACGACGCCGACCGCCGCCCGCGAGGGCTATGCGAGCTGCCACACGTGCGGACTCGTGCAGACGCTCGACCGGCCGCATGCGCACTGCGCGCGCTGCGGCACCGCGCTGCATTTCCGCATCCCGAACAGCATCATGCGTACCTGGGCGCTGCTGCTCGCGGCCGCGATCCTCTACATTCCGGCGAACCTGCTGCCGATCATGCGCACCGCGTCGATCGTCGGCTCGCAGGAAGACACGATCATGAGCGGCGTCATCTATTTCTGGGTGTCGGGCGACTGGCCGCTCGCCGTCGTCGTATTCGTCGCGAGCATCCTCGTGCCGATGCTCAAGCTCGGCGTGCTGCTGATCCTCGTGATCAGCGCGCAGCGCCGCACCACCTGGCGGCCGCTGCAGCGCACGCGCCTGTTCCGGATCGTCGAGCGCATCGGCCGCTGGTCGATGCTCGACATCTTCGTCGTGACGCTCACCGTCGCGCTCGTCCATTTCCGTTCGCTCGCCGTCATCACGGCCGGCCCCGGCGCGCTCGCGTTCGGCTCGGTCGTGATCCTGACGATGCTCGCATCGATGCAGTTCGATCCCCGCCTGATCTGGGATCCAGTAGAAACCTCAGGGAATCACCATGAATAG
- a CDS encoding paraquat-inducible protein A: MQRNDLIACHECDALLHKPRLGHREIARCPRCGALLYRDSTTQIERICALALAALITFTIAQAFPILEMDVNGNRVQTTLIGAIDSLWRQDMAAVGVMVFCSTVLFPLVEMSALLYLLLPIRRGVVPPGFNLVLRAIELVRPWGMIEVFMLGIVVTIVKMVSLARVVPDAALFAFAALTLMIAVVLMFDPRTLWDIADDLRAGRPPGQPEPPDTAAPPPEAARR; this comes from the coding sequence ATGCAACGAAACGACCTGATTGCCTGTCACGAGTGCGACGCACTGTTGCACAAACCGCGCCTCGGCCACCGCGAAATTGCGCGCTGTCCGCGCTGCGGCGCACTGCTCTATCGCGACAGCACCACGCAGATCGAGCGGATCTGCGCGCTCGCGCTCGCGGCGCTGATCACGTTCACGATCGCGCAGGCGTTCCCGATCCTCGAAATGGACGTGAACGGCAACCGCGTGCAGACGACGCTGATCGGCGCGATCGACTCGCTGTGGCGCCAGGACATGGCGGCCGTCGGCGTGATGGTGTTCTGCTCGACCGTGCTGTTCCCGCTCGTCGAGATGTCCGCGCTGCTGTACCTGCTGCTGCCGATCCGGCGCGGCGTCGTGCCGCCCGGTTTCAACCTGGTGCTGCGCGCGATCGAACTCGTGCGGCCATGGGGCATGATCGAGGTGTTCATGCTCGGGATCGTCGTGACGATCGTGAAGATGGTGAGCCTCGCACGTGTCGTTCCCGATGCCGCGCTGTTCGCGTTCGCCGCGCTCACGCTGATGATCGCCGTCGTGCTGATGTTCGATCCGCGCACGTTGTGGGACATCGCCGACGACCTGCGCGCCGGGCGCCCGCCCGGACAGCCGGAGCCGCCCGACACCGCCGCGCCGCCGCCCGAGGCCGCCCGCCGATGA
- a CDS encoding cytochrome b: MASNSLPATPVRYTQSAIALHWLIALLIVCAFALGWVMTDIPGFTPTKLKYFSWHKWLGVTVFALAVVRVLWRATHVPPPLPGGTPAWQRAASHGVHILLYVLMLVIPITGYLYSSASNIPVVYLGIVPLPRLIDPDPVLKETFKTLHVSLNYILLALVSLHVLAALKHQLLDRDGLLSRMLPFAK, encoded by the coding sequence ATGGCATCGAATTCGCTGCCGGCCACGCCGGTACGCTATACGCAGAGCGCGATCGCGCTGCACTGGCTGATCGCGCTGCTGATCGTCTGCGCCTTCGCGCTGGGCTGGGTGATGACGGACATCCCCGGCTTCACGCCGACGAAGCTGAAGTACTTCTCGTGGCACAAGTGGCTCGGCGTGACGGTGTTCGCGCTGGCCGTGGTGCGCGTGCTGTGGCGCGCGACGCACGTGCCGCCGCCGCTGCCGGGCGGCACGCCGGCGTGGCAGCGTGCGGCGTCGCACGGCGTGCACATCCTGCTGTACGTGCTGATGCTGGTGATCCCGATCACGGGCTACCTGTACAGCTCGGCGTCGAACATCCCGGTCGTGTACCTCGGCATCGTGCCGCTGCCGCGGCTGATCGATCCCGATCCGGTGCTCAAGGAAACCTTCAAGACGCTCCACGTGTCTTTGAATTACATTCTGCTTGCGCTCGTGTCGCTGCACGTGCTCGCGGCGCTCAAGCACCAGTTGTTGGACCGCGACGGCCTGCTGTCGCGGATGCTTCCCTTTGCCAAATGA
- a CDS encoding YceI family protein has product MKVSFSRSMLTAFAAVSLVASGAALADVDLAKSKVSAVSKQMNVPTEGAFKKFSAQVKFDPAKAAQGSAQMTIDVASYDLGDKMYNDQVAGKDWFDAKAYPQATFVSSAIAPAGGNKYNVTGKLTIKGKSEAVTVPVTVTQSGATQTFDGVLPIKRSAFNVGTGEWKDTSIVADEVQIKFHLVATK; this is encoded by the coding sequence ATGAAAGTGTCTTTCTCCCGCTCCATGCTGACCGCGTTCGCCGCGGTGTCACTTGTCGCGTCGGGCGCGGCGCTCGCCGACGTCGATCTCGCGAAGAGCAAGGTGTCCGCCGTGTCGAAGCAGATGAACGTGCCGACCGAAGGCGCGTTCAAGAAGTTTTCCGCGCAGGTGAAGTTCGATCCGGCGAAGGCCGCGCAGGGCAGCGCGCAAATGACGATCGACGTCGCGAGCTATGACCTCGGCGACAAGATGTACAACGACCAGGTCGCGGGCAAGGACTGGTTCGACGCGAAGGCGTATCCGCAGGCGACGTTCGTGTCGTCGGCGATCGCGCCGGCCGGCGGCAACAAGTACAACGTGACCGGCAAGCTGACGATCAAGGGCAAGTCCGAGGCCGTCACCGTGCCCGTCACGGTCACGCAGAGCGGCGCGACGCAGACCTTCGACGGCGTGCTGCCGATCAAGCGTTCGGCGTTCAACGTCGGCACCGGCGAGTGGAAGGACACGTCGATCGTCGCGGACGAAGTGCAGATCAAGTTCCATCTGGTCGCCACGAAGTAA
- a CDS encoding YceI family protein, translated as MKKHLMIAAGALAASLSFSAFADSATYQFDPSHTYPSFEADHFGGLSVWRGKFDKSKGSVTLDRAAKTGTVDVTTEVGSISTGSTKLDEHLQTAEFFDASKYPEATYKGAIKFDGDKPVSVVGNLTLHGVTKPLTLKIDSFKCMPHPMLKREVCGVDAVGEFSRDDFGLDYGKQYGFKMKTKLLITAEAVKQQ; from the coding sequence TTGAAAAAGCATCTGATGATCGCCGCCGGCGCACTGGCCGCTTCGCTGTCGTTCTCGGCATTCGCCGACAGCGCGACCTACCAGTTCGACCCGAGCCACACGTACCCGAGCTTCGAGGCCGACCACTTCGGCGGCCTGTCGGTCTGGCGCGGCAAGTTCGACAAGTCGAAGGGCTCGGTGACGCTCGATCGCGCGGCGAAGACCGGCACGGTCGACGTGACGACCGAGGTCGGCTCGATCAGCACGGGCAGCACGAAGCTCGACGAGCACCTGCAGACGGCCGAGTTCTTCGACGCATCGAAGTACCCGGAAGCGACCTACAAGGGCGCCATCAAGTTCGACGGCGACAAGCCGGTGTCGGTGGTCGGCAACCTGACGCTGCATGGCGTCACGAAGCCGCTGACGCTGAAGATCGATTCGTTCAAGTGCATGCCGCACCCGATGCTCAAGCGTGAAGTGTGCGGCGTCGACGCGGTCGGCGAATTCAGCCGCGACGATTTCGGCCTCGACTACGGCAAGCAGTACGGCTTCAAGATGAAGACGAAGCTGCTGATCACGGCCGAAGCCGTCAAGCAGCAGTAA
- a CDS encoding MFS transporter: MHAATQSRSIASSPRVWRAVVAASIGNALEWFDLVVYGFFAVTISKLFFPAGNDTVSLLLTLGTFGVSFFMRPLGAIVLGAYADRAGRKAALTLSILLMMVGTLIIAVLPTYETIGVAAPVILVAARLMQGFSAGGEFGSATAFLAEHVPGRRGFFASWQVASQGLTTLLAAGFGTVLNAQLSAAQMASWGWRVPFFFGLLIGPVAYYIRAKVDETPEFLAAEGTASPLRDTFASHKARLVAAMGVVVLGTVATYLVLFMPTYGVKQLGLAPSAAFAAILVVGVIQMAFAPLVGHWSDRYGRVRVMIAPAVGILVLIYPAFAYLVAHPGFGTLIALQVLLAFLMTGYFAALPGLLSEVFPVQTRTTGMSLAYNVAVTIFGGFGPFIIAWLIRATGMKTAPSFYLMFAAVLSLAALVVLRRRFGFR; this comes from the coding sequence ATGCATGCCGCCACGCAGTCCCGTTCCATTGCCTCGTCGCCGCGCGTGTGGCGCGCGGTGGTCGCCGCGTCGATCGGCAACGCGCTCGAGTGGTTCGATCTCGTCGTCTACGGCTTCTTCGCGGTGACGATCTCGAAGCTGTTCTTTCCGGCCGGCAACGACACCGTGTCGCTGCTGCTCACGCTCGGTACCTTCGGCGTGTCGTTCTTCATGCGGCCGCTCGGCGCGATCGTGCTGGGCGCGTATGCCGACCGCGCGGGCCGCAAGGCCGCGCTCACGCTGTCGATCCTGCTGATGATGGTCGGCACGCTGATCATCGCGGTGCTGCCGACCTACGAGACGATCGGCGTCGCCGCGCCGGTGATCCTCGTCGCCGCGCGGCTGATGCAGGGTTTCTCGGCCGGCGGCGAGTTCGGCAGCGCGACCGCGTTCCTCGCCGAACACGTGCCGGGCCGGCGCGGCTTCTTCGCGAGCTGGCAGGTCGCGAGCCAGGGGCTCACGACGCTGCTCGCCGCCGGTTTCGGCACCGTGCTGAACGCGCAGCTGTCGGCCGCGCAGATGGCTTCGTGGGGCTGGCGCGTGCCGTTCTTCTTCGGCCTGCTGATCGGGCCCGTCGCGTACTACATCCGCGCCAAGGTCGACGAGACGCCCGAATTCCTCGCGGCCGAGGGCACCGCGAGCCCGCTGCGCGACACGTTCGCATCGCACAAGGCGCGCCTGGTCGCCGCGATGGGCGTGGTCGTGCTCGGCACCGTCGCAACCTATCTCGTGCTGTTCATGCCGACCTACGGCGTCAAGCAGCTCGGCCTCGCACCGTCCGCCGCGTTCGCGGCGATCCTCGTCGTCGGCGTGATCCAGATGGCGTTCGCGCCGCTCGTCGGCCACTGGTCGGACCGTTACGGCCGTGTGCGCGTGATGATCGCGCCGGCCGTCGGCATCCTCGTGCTGATCTATCCGGCATTCGCGTATCTGGTCGCGCATCCGGGCTTCGGCACGCTGATCGCGCTGCAGGTGCTGCTCGCATTCCTGATGACCGGCTACTTCGCGGCGCTGCCGGGCCTGCTGTCCGAGGTGTTTCCGGTGCAGACGCGCACGACCGGGATGTCGCTCGCGTATAACGTCGCGGTGACGATTTTCGGCGGCTTCGGGCCGTTCATCATCGCGTGGCTGATCCGCGCGACCGGGATGAAGACCGCGCCGAGCTTCTACCTGATGTTCGCAGCCGTGCTGAGCCTCGCGGCGCTGGTCGTGCTGCGCCGGCGATTCGGCTTCCGGTAG
- a CDS encoding S41 family peptidase, which translates to MCVVRRLAGCAAVAAALLPCTQPAGAQSASAPTAAPPVSQPVAPPVPSASQPAAVSPSPCPPDWEPQICELKAAVEVLKKQHLTDVDIGELLDAATHDGIKTLPYARFFNAKEEQERRDNERRSRDGTPGIGIVFETRPDGLHIIDVIPDAPAEKAGVRPDDLVVAMNDRSVVGIDNSELVKLAKGDAGVPLKLTVQRGPNHAVLNFAPVRAIVKPHPAIAKRLDGDIVYTRLSSFPEPAVGDFIDAVQVARRAGPPVKGMILDLRINGGGALNAAIGIAALFAGRDRTAMVTVERGDTHRRRFSTNWPDYELPVMHGQDPLAPLQADDWWRTVPLVVLVDGQSASAAEATAAALKDLGRAKLLGMPTYGKGLAQTGVDLIDGTRLNFTFARNLRPNGWPMDGYGVVPDWLVPPRRDSDVDGVLLWYREVDLARAPYADRLAPDPFAPVRKERQKLREARVRAKVDTSKSAALPQRTFGTADDWQLQQALAALAGRPVRTVDAPAQLMPAQPVCERGGN; encoded by the coding sequence ATGTGTGTCGTTCGTCGCCTCGCCGGCTGCGCAGCCGTCGCAGCTGCGTTGCTGCCGTGCACGCAACCTGCCGGCGCACAGTCGGCATCCGCACCAACAGCCGCGCCGCCTGTCTCACAACCCGTCGCCCCGCCTGTTCCCTCGGCCTCCCAGCCTGCCGCCGTATCGCCGTCACCCTGCCCGCCCGACTGGGAGCCGCAGATCTGCGAACTGAAGGCCGCCGTCGAAGTGCTGAAGAAGCAGCACCTGACCGACGTCGACATCGGCGAGCTGCTCGACGCCGCGACCCACGACGGGATCAAGACGCTGCCGTACGCACGCTTCTTCAACGCGAAGGAGGAGCAGGAGCGGCGCGACAACGAACGACGCTCGCGCGACGGTACACCCGGCATCGGGATCGTCTTCGAGACGCGGCCCGACGGGCTGCACATCATCGACGTGATTCCCGACGCACCGGCCGAGAAGGCCGGCGTGCGTCCCGACGATCTCGTCGTCGCGATGAACGACCGAAGCGTCGTCGGCATCGACAATAGCGAGCTCGTGAAACTCGCGAAGGGCGATGCGGGCGTCCCGCTGAAGCTCACGGTGCAGCGCGGCCCGAACCATGCGGTGCTGAACTTCGCGCCCGTGCGCGCGATCGTCAAGCCGCATCCGGCGATCGCGAAGCGGCTCGACGGCGACATCGTGTACACGCGTCTGTCGAGCTTTCCGGAGCCGGCGGTCGGCGACTTCATCGACGCGGTGCAGGTCGCGCGCCGCGCGGGCCCGCCGGTGAAAGGGATGATTCTCGACCTGCGCATCAACGGCGGCGGCGCGCTCAATGCGGCGATCGGCATCGCCGCGCTGTTCGCCGGACGCGACCGCACCGCGATGGTGACGGTCGAGCGCGGCGACACCCACCGCCGCCGCTTCTCGACCAACTGGCCCGACTACGAACTGCCGGTGATGCACGGGCAGGATCCGCTCGCGCCGCTGCAGGCCGACGACTGGTGGCGGACCGTGCCGCTCGTCGTGCTCGTCGACGGACAGAGCGCATCGGCCGCCGAAGCGACCGCGGCGGCGCTGAAGGATCTCGGCCGCGCAAAACTGCTCGGCATGCCGACCTACGGGAAGGGGCTCGCGCAGACGGGCGTCGACCTGATCGACGGCACGCGCCTGAATTTCACGTTCGCGCGCAACCTGCGGCCGAACGGCTGGCCGATGGACGGCTACGGCGTCGTGCCGGACTGGCTCGTGCCGCCGCGCCGCGACTCGGACGTCGACGGCGTGCTGCTGTGGTACCGGGAAGTCGATCTCGCACGCGCGCCGTATGCGGACCGGCTGGCGCCCGACCCGTTCGCGCCCGTGCGCAAGGAACGGCAAAAGCTGCGCGAAGCGCGCGTACGCGCGAAGGTCGACACGTCGAAGAGCGCGGCGCTGCCGCAGCGCACATTCGGCACCGCCGACGACTGGCAGTTGCAGCAGGCGCTCGCCGCACTCGCGGGGCGCCCCGTGCGGACCGTCGACGCGCCGGCGCAACTGATGCCCGCGCAGCCCGTGTGCGAACGCGGCGGCAACTGA